From Peromyscus maniculatus bairdii isolate BWxNUB_F1_BW_parent chromosome 8, HU_Pman_BW_mat_3.1, whole genome shotgun sequence, a single genomic window includes:
- the Trim47 gene encoding E3 ubiquitin-protein ligase TRIM47 isoform X2: MAAELLWLVPTQICPGLSQPLWMGVAGTRRAMEVGLVTQNLSVRRFWGRWEHVPSAPPPPTPSFLWPPSWSWRLWLWDFPSLLPGAVTHKTQGICPESPFFRAGLGAEQPKVLSAVEDRMDELGASIAQSRRTVALIKSAAVAERERVSQMFAEATATLQSFQTEVLGFIEEGEATMLGRSQGDLRRQEEQRSRLSRARHNLSQVPEADSVSFLQELLALRLALEEGCGPGPGPPRELSFTKSSQVVRALRDILVSACASQWEQLRGLSSEEDELQKRGSEADVESQDPDSTNLLESEAPRDYFLKFAYIVDLDSDTADKFLQLFGTKGVKRVLCPINYPESPTRFTHCEQVLGEGALDRGTYYWEVEIIEGWVSVGVMAEGFSPQEPYDRGRLGRNAHSCCLQWNGRGFSVWFCGLEAPLPHAFSPTVGVCLEYADHALAFYAVRDGKLSLLRRLKASRPRRSGALASPTDPFQSRLDSHFSGLFSHRLKPAFFLESVDAHLQIGPLKKSCISVLKRR, from the exons ATGGCTGCGGAGCTCTTGTGGCTGGTCCCGACTCAGATTTGTCCTGGACTGAGTCAGCCGCTGTGGATGGGTGTGGCAGGCACCAGGAGAGCCATGGAGGTTGGGCTGGTCACACAGAACCTCTCTGTCCGAAGATTCTGGGGCCGTTGGGAGCATGTGCCCAGTGCcccaccacctcccacccccagtttccTTTGGCCTCCGTCCTGGTCTTGGCGCCTCTGGCTTTGGGATTTTCCGTCTCTCCTGCCTGGAGCAGTGACTCATAAGACCCAAGGGATTTGCCCGGAATCCCCATTTTTCAGAGCTGGATTGGGG GCTGAGCAGCCCAAAGTCCTGAGTGCCGTGGAGGACCGGATGGATGAACTGGGTGCCAGCATTGCACAGTCCCGCCGTACTGTGGCCCTCATCAAG AGTGCAGCTGTGGCCGAGCGAGAGAGGGTGAGCCAGATGTTTGCCGAGGCCACAGCCACCCTGCAGAGTTTCCAGACCGAGGTGCTGGGGTTCATCGAGGAGGGGGAGGCCACTATGTTGGGCCGCTCCCAGGGTGACCTGCGTAGACAGGAGGAACAGCGCAGCCGCCTGAGCCGGGCACGTCACAACCTCAGTCAGGTTCCAGAAGCCGACTCAGTCAGCTTCCTACAG GAGCTCCTGGCACTGAGGCTGGCCCTGGAGGAGGGGTGCGGCCCTGGGCCTGGGCCCCCCAGGGAACTCAGCTTCACCAAGTCCTCCCAAGTGGTCAGAGCGCTGAGAGACATCCTGGTCTCAGCCTGCGCCAGCCAGTGGGAGCAGCTGCGGGGCCTGAGCAGTGAGGAGGATGAGCTGCAGAAACGCGGCTCAGAAG CTGATGTGGAGTCCCAGGACCCTGACAGCACCAACCTGCTGGAGAGCGAGGCTCCCAGGGATTACTTCCTCAAGT TTGCCTACATCGTGGACCTGGACAGTGATACGGCAGACAAGTTCTTGCAGCTTTTTGGAACCAAAGGCGTCAAGAGGGTATTATGTCCCATCAACTACCCGGAGTCACCCACCCGCTTCACGCACTGTGAGCAGGTGCTAGGAGAGGGTGCCCTGGACCGGGGCACCTACTACTGGGAGGTAGAGATCATCGAAGGATGGGTCAGCGTGGGTGTCATGGCTGAGGGCTTCTCTCCGCAAGAGCCCTATGACCGGGGCCGGCTGGGCCGCAATGCACACTCGTGCTGTCTGCAGTGGAACGGGCGTGGATTCTCAGTCTGGTTCTGTGGGCTGGAGGCGCCGCTGCCGCATGCCTTTTCCCCCACGGTTGGGGTCTGCCTAGAGTATGCTGACCATGCCCTAGCCTTCTACGCCGTTCGAGACGGAAAGCTGAGCCTTCTTCGGAGGCTCAAAGCCTCCCGGCCACGCCGCAGTGGTGCCCTGGCCTCCCCCACTGACCCCTTCCAGAGTCGCCTGGACAGCCACTTTTCAGGGCTCTTCAGTCACAGGCTCAAGCCTGCCTTCTTCCTGGAGAGTGTGGACGCCCACCTGCAGATCGGGCCCCTCAAGAAATCGTGCATATCCGTCCTGAAGAGGAGGTGA
- the Trim47 gene encoding E3 ubiquitin-protein ligase TRIM47 isoform X1, with protein MDGSGPFSCPICLEPLREPVTLPCGHNFCLACLGALWPHRSAGGNGGSGGPARCPLCQEPFPDGLQLRKNHTLSELLQLRQGSGPGPMSAPASGPARGATPEPSAPSAPPTAPEPSAPCAPEPWPAEEPVRCDACPEGAALPAALSCLSCLASFCSAHLAPHERSPALRGHRLVPPLRRLEESLCPRHLRPLERYCRVERVCLCEACAAQEHRGHELVPLEQERALQEAEQPKVLSAVEDRMDELGASIAQSRRTVALIKSAAVAERERVSQMFAEATATLQSFQTEVLGFIEEGEATMLGRSQGDLRRQEEQRSRLSRARHNLSQVPEADSVSFLQELLALRLALEEGCGPGPGPPRELSFTKSSQVVRALRDILVSACASQWEQLRGLSSEEDELQKRGSEADVESQDPDSTNLLESEAPRDYFLKFAYIVDLDSDTADKFLQLFGTKGVKRVLCPINYPESPTRFTHCEQVLGEGALDRGTYYWEVEIIEGWVSVGVMAEGFSPQEPYDRGRLGRNAHSCCLQWNGRGFSVWFCGLEAPLPHAFSPTVGVCLEYADHALAFYAVRDGKLSLLRRLKASRPRRSGALASPTDPFQSRLDSHFSGLFSHRLKPAFFLESVDAHLQIGPLKKSCISVLKRR; from the exons ATGGACGGCAGCGGGCCTTTCAGCTGCCCCATCTGCCTGGAACCGCTCCGGGAGCCGGTGACACTGCCCTGCGGCCACAACTTCTGCCTCGCCTGCCTGGGCGCGCTCTGGCCGCACCGGAGTGCGGGCGGCAACGGTGGTTCCGGAGGTCCGGCCCGCTGCCCACTGTGCCAGGAGCCTTTCCCCGACGGCCTGCAGCTCCGCAAGAACCACACGCTCTCCGAGCTGCTGCAACTCCGCCAGGGCTCGGGCCCGGGACCCATGTCCGCCCCGGCTTCAGGCCCCGCCCGGGGCGCGACGCCCGAACCCTCGGCGCCCAGCGCACCCCCTACTGCTCCGGAGCCCTCGGCTCCCTGCGCGCCCGAGCCCTGGCCGGCCGAAGAGCCGGTGCGCTGCGACGCGTGCCCGGAGGGCGCCGCCCTGCCCGCCGcgctctcctgcctctcctgcctcGCCTCCTTCTGCTCTGCGCATCTGGCCCCGCACGAACGCAGCCCCGCACTGCGCGGCCACCGCCTGGTGCCGCCGCTGCGCCGGCTGGAGGAGAGCCTGTGCCCGCGCCACCTGCGGCCGCTGGAGCGCTACTGCCGCGTGGAGAGAGTGTGCCTGTGCGAGGCCTGCGCCGCCCAGGAGCATCGCGGCCACGAGCTAGTGCCGCTGGAGCAGGAGCGCGCGCTTCAGGAG GCTGAGCAGCCCAAAGTCCTGAGTGCCGTGGAGGACCGGATGGATGAACTGGGTGCCAGCATTGCACAGTCCCGCCGTACTGTGGCCCTCATCAAG AGTGCAGCTGTGGCCGAGCGAGAGAGGGTGAGCCAGATGTTTGCCGAGGCCACAGCCACCCTGCAGAGTTTCCAGACCGAGGTGCTGGGGTTCATCGAGGAGGGGGAGGCCACTATGTTGGGCCGCTCCCAGGGTGACCTGCGTAGACAGGAGGAACAGCGCAGCCGCCTGAGCCGGGCACGTCACAACCTCAGTCAGGTTCCAGAAGCCGACTCAGTCAGCTTCCTACAG GAGCTCCTGGCACTGAGGCTGGCCCTGGAGGAGGGGTGCGGCCCTGGGCCTGGGCCCCCCAGGGAACTCAGCTTCACCAAGTCCTCCCAAGTGGTCAGAGCGCTGAGAGACATCCTGGTCTCAGCCTGCGCCAGCCAGTGGGAGCAGCTGCGGGGCCTGAGCAGTGAGGAGGATGAGCTGCAGAAACGCGGCTCAGAAG CTGATGTGGAGTCCCAGGACCCTGACAGCACCAACCTGCTGGAGAGCGAGGCTCCCAGGGATTACTTCCTCAAGT TTGCCTACATCGTGGACCTGGACAGTGATACGGCAGACAAGTTCTTGCAGCTTTTTGGAACCAAAGGCGTCAAGAGGGTATTATGTCCCATCAACTACCCGGAGTCACCCACCCGCTTCACGCACTGTGAGCAGGTGCTAGGAGAGGGTGCCCTGGACCGGGGCACCTACTACTGGGAGGTAGAGATCATCGAAGGATGGGTCAGCGTGGGTGTCATGGCTGAGGGCTTCTCTCCGCAAGAGCCCTATGACCGGGGCCGGCTGGGCCGCAATGCACACTCGTGCTGTCTGCAGTGGAACGGGCGTGGATTCTCAGTCTGGTTCTGTGGGCTGGAGGCGCCGCTGCCGCATGCCTTTTCCCCCACGGTTGGGGTCTGCCTAGAGTATGCTGACCATGCCCTAGCCTTCTACGCCGTTCGAGACGGAAAGCTGAGCCTTCTTCGGAGGCTCAAAGCCTCCCGGCCACGCCGCAGTGGTGCCCTGGCCTCCCCCACTGACCCCTTCCAGAGTCGCCTGGACAGCCACTTTTCAGGGCTCTTCAGTCACAGGCTCAAGCCTGCCTTCTTCCTGGAGAGTGTGGACGCCCACCTGCAGATCGGGCCCCTCAAGAAATCGTGCATATCCGTCCTGAAGAGGAGGTGA